The bacterium genomic interval CCGGCTCGCCGTCGATCCCGCACACGGGGTCCTGCGACGTCGAGATCCGCGGGGGCGCGAGCGCACGATCGCCACGAATCTCGACTGGCTCGGGATCGTCGTCGCCGTCGAGCCGCGGGAGCCTCCGGGCTACATCGATCGTGGTTTCGTGATCGCGCGCGCGGCGGGGATCGAGCCCTTCCTCGTGCTGAACAAGACCGATCTCGACGAGGGCGACGTGCTCGGGGCGCGCCTCGAGGAGATCTACGGGCCATCCGGACCCGTCCTCCGGGTGTCCGCCGAACAGCGCGTCGGGCTCGAAGCAATCGACGCGCTCCTGGCGGGCGGGAAGCTCGGCGCGTTCGTCGGTCCCTCCGGCGTCGGCAAGAGCTCGCTCCTGAACGCGCTCGTGCCGGATCTCGATCTGCGGGTCGGAGCGCTGAATCGCGGGAGCGGGAAGGGGACGCATACCACGACGACGGCGACGCTCCACGCGCTCGGAGAGGGCGGCTTCCTCGTGGATACCGCGGGCTTCAAGGACTTCATCGCGGTCGACGTCTCGCCCCTGGAAGCCGCTGTTGGATTCCCCGGATTCGAGGTCGCTCTCGAAGCGGGCTGTCGTTTCCGGGACTGTCGCCACCGGACGGAGCCCGGCTGCGGGGTCCTCGCCGCCCTCGAGGCGGGCGAGATCGACGAGCGCCGCCACCGCGCCTACGTGCAGCTCATCGAAGAGCTCGAGTCTCCGGACGATCTCCGCCGCTAGTCGTCGTCGGGCCCGGGCCGCTCGAAGCTGATCCGCCCGATCTTGCCGGCCCGAAGGTCCCGGAGAAAGACGTCGGCGGCACGATCGAGATCGACGTGTCCGCCGGAACGGAGCGCCCCCCGCCGTCTTCCCACCGCCTCGAGCAACTCCACGGCGCGCGTCGCGTCCGTGGGATCCGGTGACGTCCGCGCGAGGATGCCGGCGACGCCGTCTTCGAGGTCGAAGCGCTCCTCGAGGAGTGCCGGGTAGGTCGTCGCGACGAAGCAGACGGCCCAGCCCGCGACGTCGATCGGTTCGAAGGCGTTCTCGCCGACGGCGCCGCTCGCCGCGAGCCGGCGCGCGCCCTCCTGGTCGTCCAGCTTCGGCCAGAGGACGCCCGGAGAGTCGAAGATGGACAGATCGTGGTCGAGTTCGACCCGCTGGGCGCGTCGCGTGACCGCTGGCCGATCGCCGACCTTCGCCACCTTCTTGCCGGTCAGGGTGTTGATCAGCGTGGACTTGCCGACGTTCGGGATCCCGACGACGAGGATCCGGACGGTCTTGCCCGGCCCGCCCCGGTGCGGCGCGAGCTCACGACAGCGCTCCGGGATCTTCGCCACGCTCCTCCGCTCGCTCATCACGAGAGCGAGGGGGCGCGGGCCTTCCCAGGCCCGGGTCCACGCTTCGGTCACTTCGGGATCGGCGAGGTCGGACTTCGTGAACAGGGTGAGGATCGGCTTGTCGCGCGCGAGCTCCCCGAGCATCGGGTTCCGACTCGAGTGCGGCAGCCGCGCATCGACGAGCTCGACGACCACGTCGCATTTCCGGATCGCGTCGCCGATCTCCCGGCGCGCGCGATTCATGTGTCCGGGGAACCAGTTGATCTTCGCCATAGCCGGCGCGATTCGCGCCTCTCCCGTTCAGATGCCCGCACGATAGCGGCCCCCCTCCGTCCGGCGGTACTCTGGGCCATGGGGGTTCCTTCCATGTCGTCGAGCGAGTCGGTCCGAAGCCTGTTAGCCCGCGAAGCCGCCGGAGGCGACGCGCTCGTCCGCGGCTGGCTCCGCACCGTCCGCCACGGAAAGGGCGTGTCCTTTCTCGACGTCTCGGACGGCTCCTGCATGGACGGTCTCCAGGTCGTCGCGGGCCCGGAAACCGAGGGCTACGAAGAGGTC includes:
- the ylqF gene encoding ribosome biogenesis GTPase YlqF, with the translated sequence MAKINWFPGHMNRARREIGDAIRKCDVVVELVDARLPHSSRNPMLGELARDKPILTLFTKSDLADPEVTEAWTRAWEGPRPLALVMSERRSVAKIPERCRELAPHRGGPGKTVRILVVGIPNVGKSTLINTLTGKKVAKVGDRPAVTRRAQRVELDHDLSIFDSPGVLWPKLDDQEGARRLAASGAVGENAFEPIDVAGWAVCFVATTYPALLEERFDLEDGVAGILARTSPDPTDATRAVELLEAVGRRRGALRSGGHVDLDRAADVFLRDLRAGKIGRISFERPGPDDD
- the rsgA gene encoding ribosome small subunit-dependent GTPase A, which translates into the protein MASGRRKKPGRRGRSAEEAKSQPDFEGGSPGLVVAHHGVAVLVRFDDGSERQVWLQPEQKAVVGDRVRVDGDRLAVDPAHGVLRRRDPRGRERTIATNLDWLGIVVAVEPREPPGYIDRGFVIARAAGIEPFLVLNKTDLDEGDVLGARLEEIYGPSGPVLRVSAEQRVGLEAIDALLAGGKLGAFVGPSGVGKSSLLNALVPDLDLRVGALNRGSGKGTHTTTTATLHALGEGGFLVDTAGFKDFIAVDVSPLEAAVGFPGFEVALEAGCRFRDCRHRTEPGCGVLAALEAGEIDERRHRAYVQLIEELESPDDLRR